The following are from one region of the Stigmatella ashevillena genome:
- a CDS encoding trifunctional serine/threonine-protein kinase/ATP-binding protein/sensor histidine kinase — MLDIPGYKVLGTIRATGSNVLFHAVREADGLPVILKTPMAPTPGPSERERYRREFGILQRLRGVSGVAKPYACELIRERPVLLLERIQGEPLSEFVGRPLGVPRCLGVAISLASTLAEIHCRHVIHKDIKPSNIILEPSGEARLIDFGAATLQKIEHLDAAPAHMIEGTLAYMSPEQTGRMNRAVDYRTDFYSLGVTLYELLTGQRPFQGRDALEWFHAHMAQNPRPPHELNPGVPRALSAIVTKLLAKVAEERYQSAEGLKADLEQCREGLLQDTLEGFTPGAHDTPHQFQLPQRLYGREAQVSTLIQGFERVISTGKPELFLVSGYSGIGKSSVVHELHRPVVQRRGFFLSGKFEQFQRNIPYSTLAQVIRGLMQQLLAGADEELAKWRELLNQAWAGDGQALVDLAPQLEVLVGKQPPLQALPPNETQYRFHRVLRQFLQVFATPEHPLVVFLDDLQWADLASLQLIQQVLSQPEILPVQWIGAYRDNEVSPSHPLTPMLNEVSRAGARITRIDLEPLSLTQVEQLIGDTLPGVGEDMAIPLSALVHEKTGGNPFFLLQWMVTLNQDGLLVREPGGGWSWDAASVRAKGYSDNVVDFMVGKLRQLPSGTQHLLQLAACVGNVFSLQMLKTLAGLEEVGDVEQGLESALQEGMLTRTGPEQYRFLHDRIQQAAHALLSQAEGKFVHLRIGRLLLKSLSPEEVGEAIFDVVSQLNVGVELIDEPGERYLVARLNAEAGRKAAAAVAPLPAITYLTAAFALIPGNPWETDYELAFKVLSSRAKCELQCGNATGARQLAEELLSQARTRADTTAAYCLKGTSCLVSGEIQEGTACMLECLAKLGMPMSQNPAWNEVLAAHEEVWTLLGDRSIESLIDLPPMTDPDMKMVMEALSTAFTSAYFSGPQLLIIVLSRMVSLTFRHGFTETAMRGLGWFGVLTGFMFKRYQEGTALGRLAYGLVERHNMATCRAQVLSSLENISYWTQPFSAVQEIALSGLHHALQLGDFQSASFFSVSTLGNRLVLGHALADIHRESVARGEFLHKAGFQDCQDMLLIYQRYVQQLRGHSLSFGTLNGEGFDEQAFEARLTPGRMPPLRCMYWIVKLQSRFMCGSLDEAREAAGRAAELLGSMTGSILIKDYHFFSALTLAACFDEATPEKQQQSLQAIRSHHQQLVEWAEQCAENFRALERMVEGELARLEGRGNEATCAYEEAICAARESGATHCVGLASELAANFWRTRKAPIVSHSFAREARAAYLQWGARGKVQHLDAQWPHIEAPLSADGSSTSSTESAQIDAITVVKTQQAISGEIVLERLVTTLLQAAIENAGAQRGALLLPGGDTLSVAATSSALPGNPFVPPGEDSMQALPWTILTYVRRTHEAVLIGDASKPHPFSSDAYLTRSKARSVLCLPLMRQEQFSGALYLENNLATNAFSPARLALLGHIASQAAISIENARLYADVERARAELREANDELEQRVNERTRELTQAQARLVDTARAVGMAEVASNVLHNVGNVLTSAVINLEMMHHAVGSSRVGRLKQATALILKHREGLADFLAPGARGGNLPGYLAALAEELIGEQTRLVEDIDAMSRHIAHIRAIVHVQQTYARTSLMTEECDLAQLIEDALRIQMAALNRHGVALQRQIAPVPTLKVDKHKVLQILINLISNAKHALDEVPEGKRNMCVRLVVEGNRVRIQVEDDGRGIAPEIREKLFTHGFTTRHDGHGFGLHSSALAAQMLGGRLTLESEGAGKGAVATLEFPLS; from the coding sequence CGCTTGCGTACATGTCGCCCGAGCAGACGGGGCGGATGAACCGGGCGGTGGACTATCGGACTGACTTCTACTCACTCGGTGTGACGCTTTATGAGCTGCTCACGGGCCAACGGCCCTTCCAAGGGCGTGATGCGCTCGAGTGGTTCCATGCGCACATGGCCCAGAACCCCAGGCCGCCGCACGAACTCAACCCCGGCGTGCCCCGGGCCTTGTCGGCCATCGTGACGAAGCTGCTGGCCAAGGTGGCCGAGGAGCGCTACCAGAGCGCCGAGGGCTTGAAGGCCGACCTCGAGCAGTGCCGTGAAGGATTGCTCCAGGACACGTTGGAAGGATTCACTCCAGGCGCGCACGATACCCCCCACCAGTTCCAACTGCCTCAGCGGCTCTATGGGCGAGAAGCGCAGGTCTCTACGCTGATCCAGGGTTTCGAGCGCGTCATCTCGACCGGCAAGCCGGAACTCTTCCTGGTCAGTGGCTACTCCGGCATCGGCAAGTCCTCGGTGGTGCATGAACTGCACAGGCCGGTGGTGCAGCGACGCGGGTTCTTCCTGAGCGGGAAGTTCGAGCAGTTCCAACGGAACATTCCCTACTCGACCCTGGCGCAGGTCATTCGGGGGCTGATGCAGCAGCTCCTGGCGGGAGCGGATGAGGAACTGGCGAAGTGGCGTGAACTGCTGAATCAGGCGTGGGCGGGCGATGGCCAGGCGCTCGTGGACTTGGCACCTCAGCTGGAGGTGTTGGTGGGCAAGCAGCCACCGCTCCAGGCGCTGCCTCCCAATGAGACGCAGTACCGCTTCCACCGGGTGCTCCGCCAGTTCCTGCAGGTGTTCGCTACTCCCGAACACCCGCTCGTGGTCTTCCTCGATGATCTGCAGTGGGCAGACCTGGCAAGCCTTCAGCTGATCCAACAGGTGTTGTCCCAGCCGGAGATCCTCCCCGTGCAGTGGATTGGCGCCTACCGCGACAACGAGGTGAGCCCCTCTCACCCGCTGACTCCGATGTTGAATGAGGTGAGCAGGGCCGGTGCGCGGATCACCCGAATTGACCTGGAGCCCTTGAGCCTGACACAGGTTGAGCAGCTGATCGGCGATACGCTCCCGGGAGTGGGGGAGGACATGGCCATCCCCCTCTCTGCCTTGGTGCACGAGAAGACCGGCGGCAACCCGTTCTTCCTCCTCCAGTGGATGGTGACGTTGAACCAAGACGGCCTGCTGGTGCGCGAGCCAGGGGGAGGCTGGAGTTGGGATGCCGCAAGCGTCCGGGCCAAGGGCTACTCGGACAATGTTGTCGACTTCATGGTGGGCAAGCTGCGCCAACTGCCTTCCGGGACGCAGCACCTGTTGCAGCTGGCGGCGTGCGTGGGCAATGTCTTCTCACTCCAGATGCTGAAAACACTGGCGGGCCTGGAGGAGGTGGGAGACGTGGAGCAAGGGCTCGAGTCCGCGCTCCAGGAAGGCATGCTGACGCGCACGGGGCCGGAGCAGTACCGCTTCCTCCACGATCGCATCCAACAGGCGGCCCACGCCCTGCTCTCCCAGGCGGAAGGCAAGTTCGTCCACCTGCGCATCGGCCGGTTGCTGCTGAAGAGCTTGTCACCCGAAGAGGTGGGCGAGGCGATCTTCGATGTCGTGAGTCAACTCAACGTGGGGGTGGAACTGATTGATGAGCCAGGGGAGCGTTACCTCGTCGCGCGGCTGAACGCTGAAGCGGGCCGGAAGGCCGCGGCCGCAGTGGCGCCCCTGCCTGCTATCACCTACCTCACAGCCGCCTTCGCGCTCATTCCAGGCAACCCATGGGAGACGGATTACGAGCTGGCCTTCAAAGTGCTTTCCTCCCGGGCAAAGTGCGAGCTCCAGTGCGGCAATGCCACCGGGGCGCGCCAACTGGCGGAGGAGCTCCTTTCACAGGCACGGACACGTGCGGACACCACCGCCGCCTATTGCCTGAAGGGCACCAGCTGTCTGGTCTCTGGCGAGATTCAGGAGGGGACTGCCTGCATGCTGGAGTGCTTGGCGAAGCTGGGCATGCCCATGTCACAGAACCCCGCTTGGAATGAGGTATTGGCGGCCCACGAGGAGGTATGGACGCTGCTAGGGGATCGCTCCATCGAGAGCCTCATTGACCTGCCGCCCATGACGGACCCGGACATGAAGATGGTGATGGAGGCGCTCTCCACCGCCTTCACGTCGGCCTACTTTTCCGGCCCCCAGTTGCTCATCATCGTCCTGAGCCGGATGGTCTCCCTCACGTTTCGTCACGGTTTCACGGAAACGGCGATGAGAGGACTCGGTTGGTTCGGGGTGCTGACCGGCTTCATGTTCAAGCGGTATCAGGAAGGCACTGCCCTGGGGAGGCTCGCCTACGGCCTCGTCGAGCGGCACAACATGGCCACCTGCCGCGCACAGGTGCTCTCCAGCCTGGAGAACATCAGCTACTGGACCCAACCTTTCTCCGCCGTGCAGGAGATCGCCCTCAGTGGGCTCCACCACGCGCTCCAGTTGGGAGACTTTCAGTCCGCGAGTTTTTTCAGCGTTTCGACCCTGGGGAATCGTCTGGTTCTGGGGCATGCCCTGGCTGACATCCACCGGGAATCAGTCGCGCGCGGTGAGTTCCTGCACAAGGCCGGGTTCCAGGATTGCCAGGACATGCTGCTCATCTACCAGCGCTACGTGCAGCAGTTGCGCGGACACTCGCTCTCATTCGGTACCCTGAACGGAGAGGGCTTCGATGAACAGGCCTTCGAGGCTCGGCTGACCCCCGGGCGCATGCCCCCCCTGCGGTGCATGTACTGGATCGTCAAACTCCAATCCCGCTTCATGTGCGGATCCCTGGACGAAGCCCGCGAAGCTGCGGGCCGGGCGGCCGAACTGCTGGGATCCATGACAGGCTCCATCCTCATCAAAGATTACCACTTCTTCAGCGCCCTGACCCTGGCCGCGTGCTTCGACGAGGCAACACCCGAGAAGCAGCAGCAGTCCCTCCAGGCCATCCGGAGCCATCATCAGCAGCTCGTGGAGTGGGCAGAGCAGTGCGCCGAAAACTTCCGCGCGTTGGAGCGGATGGTGGAAGGTGAACTGGCCCGTCTCGAGGGGAGAGGGAATGAGGCAACGTGTGCTTACGAGGAGGCCATCTGCGCGGCGAGAGAGAGCGGTGCCACCCACTGTGTGGGGCTGGCCAGCGAGCTGGCGGCGAACTTCTGGCGCACGCGGAAGGCGCCCATCGTCTCTCATTCGTTCGCACGCGAGGCCCGGGCGGCGTATCTGCAATGGGGAGCCCGGGGCAAGGTTCAGCACCTGGATGCCCAGTGGCCGCACATCGAGGCTCCTCTGTCGGCAGACGGCAGCAGTACCAGCAGCACGGAATCGGCTCAGATAGACGCCATCACGGTGGTCAAGACCCAGCAAGCCATCTCGGGTGAGATCGTCCTGGAGCGGCTGGTGACCACGCTGTTACAGGCAGCCATCGAGAATGCAGGCGCTCAGCGAGGAGCCCTGCTGCTGCCGGGCGGGGACACGCTTTCGGTTGCGGCCACCTCCAGCGCTTTGCCGGGCAATCCCTTTGTCCCGCCAGGAGAGGACTCGATGCAGGCGCTGCCGTGGACGATCCTCACCTATGTCCGGCGCACCCATGAGGCGGTGCTCATTGGGGATGCCTCCAAGCCCCACCCGTTCTCGTCCGATGCGTATCTGACGCGCAGCAAGGCGCGCTCGGTGCTGTGCCTGCCGTTGATGCGCCAGGAGCAATTCTCCGGAGCGCTGTATCTGGAGAACAACCTGGCCACCAACGCCTTCAGTCCCGCGCGTCTGGCATTGCTCGGACACATTGCCTCGCAGGCAGCCATCTCCATTGAGAATGCACGGCTCTATGCCGACGTGGAGCGCGCCCGGGCGGAGTTGCGGGAAGCAAACGATGAGCTTGAGCAGCGGGTGAACGAACGCACGCGCGAGCTCACCCAGGCCCAGGCCCGGCTGGTGGACACCGCGCGCGCGGTCGGAATGGCCGAGGTGGCCTCCAACGTGCTGCACAACGTGGGCAACGTGCTCACCAGCGCGGTCATCAACCTCGAGATGATGCACCACGCGGTCGGCTCCTCACGCGTCGGCCGGTTGAAGCAGGCCACCGCCCTGATTCTGAAGCACCGTGAAGGACTGGCGGACTTCCTGGCCCCCGGGGCACGCGGTGGCAACCTGCCGGGCTACCTGGCCGCGCTGGCCGAAGAGCTCATCGGAGAGCAGACCCGCCTGGTGGAAGACATCGACGCGATGAGTCGGCACATCGCGCACATCCGTGCCATCGTCCATGTGCAGCAGACGTATGCCAGGACGTCGCTGATGACGGAGGAGTGCGACCTGGCCCAGCTCATCGAGGATGCCCTGCGCATCCAGATGGCGGCGCTCAATCGTCACGGAGTGGCCCTCCAGCGCCAGATCGCTCCGGTTCCCACGCTGAAGGTGGACAAGCACAAGGTGTTGCAGATTCTCATCAACCTCATCAGCAACGCGAAGCACGCGCTGGACGAAGTGCCCGAGGGAAAGCGCAACATGTGTGTGCGGCTGGTGGTGGAGGGCAACCGAGTACGTATCCAGGTAGAGGATGATGGAAGGGGCATCGCACCGGAGATACGGGAGAAGCTCTTCACGCACGGCTTCACCACGCGCCATGACGGCCACGGCTTCGGCTTGCACTCGAGCGCGCTGGCGGCGCAGATGCTGGGGGGACGCCTCACACTGGAAAGTGAGGGCGCGGGCAAGGGCGCCGTGGCCACGCTCGAGTTTCCGCTCTCTTGA
- a CDS encoding PRC-barrel domain-containing protein — protein sequence MRLSDKNLVGRVVVTADGQALGEVSVLFVDSQTWLVEALQVKLRRGAAEQLGASRTLFHAGTIEIPIRIVQSVSDAVVLSVSVEALHQVLPSVSASATAH from the coding sequence ATGCGCCTTTCCGATAAGAATCTTGTGGGGCGGGTGGTCGTCACCGCCGATGGACAGGCACTCGGAGAAGTCTCTGTCCTTTTCGTTGACAGCCAAACGTGGCTCGTTGAAGCGCTTCAGGTGAAGTTGCGTCGAGGCGCCGCGGAGCAACTTGGCGCATCGCGAACGCTGTTCCATGCCGGAACGATTGAAATTCCGATTCGAATCGTTCAATCGGTCAGTGACGCAGTTGTCCTCTCCGTTTCCGTAGAAGCACTGCACCAGGTGTTGCCCTCGGTATCCGCGTCTGCAACCGCCCACTGA
- a CDS encoding YihY/virulence factor BrkB family protein — MEGVPQRQVGKEAAGPGSAAAWKDILGSLRREWKRNKLSDAAAALTFYGVLSLFPFLLFIVALAGLVIQPAQVQALIGELGREVPPAFSQIPSEQLAQLTSGSSTELLTFSALAAVWSAAAGVVSLMTALNTAYGVMESRPRWKVYGIALGMMLAGALLALLAGLVAVAAPALATRLGQPWIALVGWLRLPLAALLMMILWAILYSVLPDVRQKFKFITPGSVAGVLVWLAASLGFSFYVSHFSTFGITYGALGGIIVLLLWMWISSLALMLGAEINAVLARRSKAQH, encoded by the coding sequence ATGGAAGGTGTGCCCCAACGCCAGGTTGGCAAGGAAGCGGCCGGCCCGGGCAGCGCCGCGGCGTGGAAGGACATCCTTGGGAGTTTGAGACGGGAGTGGAAGCGCAACAAGCTGAGTGACGCTGCGGCCGCCCTCACGTTCTATGGCGTTCTCTCCCTCTTTCCCTTCCTGCTCTTCATTGTCGCCCTGGCGGGTCTCGTCATCCAACCTGCGCAGGTGCAAGCGCTCATCGGCGAGCTTGGGCGCGAGGTTCCCCCAGCCTTCAGCCAGATTCCCTCTGAGCAGCTCGCGCAGCTCACTTCTGGCTCCAGTACGGAGTTGCTCACCTTCAGCGCGCTGGCCGCGGTGTGGTCGGCGGCCGCTGGGGTGGTGAGTCTCATGACGGCCCTCAATACCGCCTACGGCGTGATGGAAAGCCGTCCGCGCTGGAAGGTGTACGGGATTGCCCTCGGGATGATGCTGGCGGGAGCCCTCCTGGCGCTGCTTGCCGGGCTTGTCGCCGTAGCGGCCCCTGCTCTGGCCACCCGGCTTGGACAGCCCTGGATCGCGCTCGTGGGCTGGCTGAGGCTGCCCCTCGCGGCGCTGCTGATGATGATCCTTTGGGCAATCCTCTACTCCGTGCTCCCGGATGTCCGGCAGAAATTCAAGTTCATCACGCCCGGCTCCGTGGCGGGGGTGCTCGTGTGGCTCGCCGCTTCGCTGGGCTTCTCCTTCTATGTCTCCCATTTCAGCACTTTCGGCATCACCTATGGCGCTTTGGGCGGCATCATCGTCCTGCTGCTGTGGATGTGGATCTCCTCCCTCGCGCTGATGCTGGGCGCCGAGATCAACGCCGTCCTGGCTCGCCGCTCTAAGGCCCAGCACTGA